The following are encoded in a window of Sphingopyxis sp. FD7 genomic DNA:
- a CDS encoding gluconokinase has product MSGPIVVMGPSGCGKSTIAPLLARALLLTFVEGDDLHPPANRERMARGQALTDDDRAPFLNAVAERLAREPRSVVSCSALKRSYRDQLRAGVPDLVFIHPAVPFAELARRVSERSSHFMPASLLASQLAALEPLMADEAGFTVDGAMEPAEQVLAVLDYLPVIAWSAGTVQPSNQ; this is encoded by the coding sequence ATGAGCGGGCCGATCGTGGTGATGGGGCCGAGTGGATGCGGCAAGTCGACCATCGCGCCCCTGCTGGCGCGAGCGTTGCTGCTGACCTTCGTCGAAGGCGACGACCTGCATCCGCCGGCCAATCGCGAGCGCATGGCGCGTGGGCAGGCGCTGACCGATGACGACCGGGCGCCGTTCCTCAACGCCGTGGCCGAGCGGCTCGCCCGCGAACCGCGGTCGGTGGTGAGCTGTTCGGCGCTCAAGCGCAGCTATCGCGATCAGCTGAGGGCCGGTGTGCCCGACCTCGTCTTCATCCACCCCGCCGTGCCGTTCGCGGAGCTGGCGAGGCGAGTGTCGGAACGCAGCAGCCATTTCATGCCCGCGAGCCTGCTCGCAAGCCAGCTTGCGGCGCTCGAGCCACTCATGGCGGACGAGGCGGGATTCACTGTCGATGGCGCGATGGAGCCGGCCGAGCAGGTTTTGGCGGTTCTGGATTACCTACCCGTAATCGCCTGGAGCGCCGGGACCGTTCAGCCATCGAACCAATAA
- a CDS encoding NAD(P)-dependent oxidoreductase has product MKVAVIGVGTMGSAIAERLLATGATVAVHDSDPQARAAGEAMGAIAAASGEEAAAFADYVIISLNTAGIVEAAVFGEGGVARAGTPEKILIDMSSIDPARTSELSRRLVESTGMRWVDAPLSGGAPAARAGQLTLMVGGDSADFDAARSVLERLASRITHVGQSGAGQTVKLVNQILCALNFLAVAEAVRFAEANGIDAAAIPDALAGGRADSRILQEFMAKMARRDFTPTGRIDNMLKDLETVQAAASAHRVALPLTSLASDLHRMLVAAGHGPADSAEYMRLFDMGRGNSG; this is encoded by the coding sequence ATGAAGGTCGCCGTGATAGGCGTGGGCACTATGGGCTCGGCCATTGCAGAGCGTCTGCTGGCGACCGGTGCGACGGTCGCCGTCCACGACAGCGATCCGCAAGCCAGGGCTGCCGGCGAAGCGATGGGCGCGATTGCGGCCGCAAGCGGCGAAGAAGCGGCCGCGTTCGCCGATTATGTCATCATCAGCCTGAATACCGCGGGGATCGTGGAGGCGGCGGTTTTTGGCGAGGGCGGGGTCGCCCGCGCCGGCACGCCCGAGAAGATCCTGATCGACATGTCGAGCATCGACCCGGCGCGAACGTCCGAATTGAGCAGGCGGCTGGTCGAGTCCACGGGGATGCGCTGGGTCGATGCGCCGCTATCCGGGGGGGCACCCGCGGCTCGCGCGGGGCAACTTACATTGATGGTGGGCGGCGATAGCGCGGATTTCGATGCGGCGCGGTCTGTGCTCGAGCGCCTCGCGAGCCGGATCACCCATGTCGGCCAATCTGGAGCGGGACAGACCGTCAAATTGGTCAATCAAATCCTTTGCGCCCTCAATTTCCTTGCGGTGGCGGAAGCCGTCCGCTTTGCCGAGGCCAACGGAATCGATGCCGCAGCCATTCCCGATGCACTGGCAGGCGGACGCGCGGATTCGCGCATTCTCCAGGAATTCATGGCCAAGATGGCGCGCCGCGATTTCACGCCGACCGGACGGATCGACAACATGCTGAAGGATCTCGAGACGGTGCAGGCGGCCGCGTCCGCTCATCGAGTCGCCCTGCCTCTCACGTCGCTCGCCAGCGATCTGCATCGCATGCTCGTGGCCGCCGGGCACGGTCCGGCGGACAGCGCCGAATATATGCGCCTGTTCGACATGGGGCGTGGCAACAGCGGATGA
- a CDS encoding LacI family DNA-binding transcriptional regulator: MRDVSQLAGVSRMTVSRVISDPELVLPATRERVLKAIADLGYVPDRAAGSLSSRRTGFIALILPTLTNANFAAVAHGLTEVLRDADYHLLIAYTEYDMAEEERQLRALLARRPEAIVLTGAVHRRNASRLLIAADIPIIEIADLPQQPIEHAIGFSNYHVGRTAARYLIDKGFSRIGAIAAANQGDVVDHRGEERMRGFEEELAIAGLGTERVLRHGHAPVSFAHGAAAMAEMIDSKPGVEALFAVSDLSAVGAIMECERRGLRVPGDISIMGFGDFEIGREINPPLTTIHVDFAALGRRAAEMIMGVLSSDMREPPRLVDVGLRLIERASVAKPA, encoded by the coding sequence ATCCGGGACGTGTCGCAGCTGGCAGGCGTGTCGCGCATGACGGTGTCGCGCGTTATCAGCGATCCCGAACTGGTGCTTCCCGCGACCCGCGAACGTGTGCTCAAGGCCATCGCCGATCTTGGTTATGTGCCGGACCGGGCAGCGGGCAGCCTTTCGAGCCGGCGCACGGGCTTCATCGCGCTGATCCTTCCGACCCTCACCAACGCCAACTTCGCCGCGGTTGCGCATGGGCTGACCGAGGTGCTGAGGGACGCCGACTATCACTTGCTGATCGCTTACACCGAATACGACATGGCCGAAGAGGAACGCCAGTTGCGCGCGCTGCTCGCACGCCGGCCCGAGGCTATCGTGCTGACCGGCGCGGTTCACAGGCGCAACGCGTCAAGACTGCTTATCGCCGCCGACATCCCGATCATAGAAATCGCCGATCTGCCCCAGCAGCCAATCGAGCATGCGATCGGTTTTTCGAACTACCATGTCGGCCGTACCGCGGCGCGGTACCTCATCGACAAGGGATTCAGCCGCATCGGTGCCATTGCCGCCGCCAACCAAGGTGACGTCGTCGATCATCGCGGCGAGGAACGTATGCGCGGGTTCGAGGAGGAACTGGCGATCGCCGGATTGGGCACCGAGCGGGTTCTGCGGCACGGCCATGCCCCGGTCAGTTTCGCTCATGGTGCTGCTGCAATGGCCGAAATGATTGATAGCAAGCCAGGGGTCGAGGCGTTGTTTGCCGTGTCCGACCTGTCGGCAGTCGGCGCGATCATGGAATGCGAGCGCCGCGGTCTACGAGTTCCCGGGGACATCTCGATAATGGGCTTCGGCGACTTCGAGATCGGCCGCGAGATCAATCCGCCGTTGACGACCATCCATGTCGATTTCGCCGCCCTGGGCCGGCGCGCCGCCGAAATGATCATGGGAGTTCTGTCGTCCGATATGCGCGAGCCGCCCCGCTTGGTCGACGTCGGCCTGCGGTTGATCGAGCGGGCATCCGTGGCGAAACCTGCATGA
- a CDS encoding L-idonate 5-dehydrogenase: MLAAVCHGAKDLRIEPVQDRPLRPDEVRVAVAYGGICGSDLHYYHRGAVGDFALREPMTLGHEISGTIVEMGEPAAELKVGMKAALDPSRPCLICRQCRSGRSNLCEDMLFLGSAGRFPHSQGGFSQHLILRRDQVVPVPPETDLLRLSVAEPLSVGLHAVARAGSLMGKRVVVSGSGPIGLLTARSAALAGASAVVCTDIEDAPLTVATQAMGASAVINVAQDPDGLERLAAEQGEFDVAFEASGSQAALAALFRVIRRGGRIVQVGMMPPGLAPVPINLLQAREIELVGAFRAHDEFRQAVDLIVAGTVDVSPILSGTYPLEQTAEALERAGDRSRVVKLHIAVTEDAA; encoded by the coding sequence ATGCTCGCGGCTGTCTGCCACGGCGCCAAGGACCTGCGGATCGAACCCGTCCAGGATCGGCCCTTGCGGCCCGACGAGGTGCGAGTGGCGGTGGCTTATGGCGGGATTTGCGGGTCCGACCTTCATTATTACCACCGCGGCGCCGTCGGCGATTTCGCGCTGCGCGAACCGATGACCCTTGGTCATGAGATCTCTGGCACGATCGTCGAGATGGGCGAGCCCGCGGCCGAGCTAAAGGTCGGCATGAAGGCCGCTCTCGATCCCAGCCGTCCTTGTCTGATCTGCCGCCAATGCCGCAGCGGCCGCAGCAATCTGTGCGAGGACATGCTATTCCTTGGCAGCGCCGGACGCTTTCCTCATAGCCAGGGAGGTTTCAGCCAGCACCTGATCCTGCGCCGGGATCAGGTCGTGCCCGTCCCGCCGGAAACCGACCTCCTGCGCCTGTCGGTGGCGGAGCCCCTGTCGGTGGGATTGCACGCGGTGGCCCGCGCCGGGTCGCTCATGGGCAAGCGCGTTGTGGTCAGCGGATCCGGGCCGATCGGGTTGCTCACCGCGCGCTCCGCCGCACTCGCGGGGGCAAGTGCAGTGGTGTGCACGGACATCGAGGACGCTCCGCTCACGGTCGCAACACAAGCCATGGGCGCATCCGCCGTAATCAACGTGGCGCAAGATCCCGATGGCCTCGAGCGATTGGCTGCCGAGCAGGGTGAGTTCGATGTGGCCTTCGAAGCATCGGGTTCGCAAGCCGCGCTGGCGGCGCTGTTCCGTGTCATCCGTCGTGGCGGCCGCATCGTCCAGGTCGGGATGATGCCACCGGGCTTGGCACCCGTGCCGATCAATCTCCTCCAGGCACGCGAGATCGAACTGGTCGGTGCCTTTCGTGCGCATGACGAATTCCGGCAGGCGGTGGACCTGATCGTGGCGGGCACGGTCGACGTGTCGCCGATTCTGTCGGGCACCTATCCGCTGGAGCAGACAGCCGAGGCGCTGGAACGCGCTGGCGATCGATCGCGCGTGGTCAAGCTGCACATTGCCGTAACGGAGGATGCTGCGTGA
- a CDS encoding TonB-dependent receptor domain-containing protein, giving the protein MHRSNSPAPFAARFAKLTLGTALGVVMASAPAFAQDAVPADPLSQEQAAEDQAITVTGSRVVRDGSAAPTPLTVVGAERLEQRAITNVGEALNELPSFRPLVTPATQQATGGNVGARILDLRGLGATRTLVLVDGKRFVPSTTQGTIDVNLIPSSLVSRTEVVTGGASAAYGSDAVAGVVNFILDDSLEGFKGAVQAGVSERGDFGSQNVQLAYGTRFADDRGHFMIAGEYDNADGLGDCYTRSWCPTEQLIGNTPAGAGGLPASIRGGPAGTGTLSSGGLIVANSGPLRGIAFNPDRTTFPYDFGTIFGTNPSPLFTLGGTESVRNGFLDGILLIPPVERYVAYARGAFEFSDALRANLDLSYGRVDGTVIGSVARSTVTIRRDNEFLPASVAAIMDANAITSFTLGRAFMDLNGSVNSARNETYRAVLSLDGRIADGWRWDAYYQYGRNEFQQVYTGNIVNARVTNAVDAVRVGNQVLCRINTDAVTTNDDPNCQPLNIFGAGNVSAAAEAYVAPSGFQTTDSTQHVVAGNVTGSLFTLPGGEFAIAAGAEFRRDKAVGAADALSTANAFWSFNAKAVNGTIEVVEGYVEASAPLLGGLSFVDTLELNGAVRQTHYTRSTPGQSETEVDATTWKVGVVFAPIEEIRFRATRSRDIRAPNLTELFGPVTLGRTTVLDPLNNGAQIQVNAFSGANPALAPEKADTWTAGVVLAPTWGFLNGFRLSVDYYDIDLQGAISTLGAQVVVDRCAAGQTELCQFVVRSGTTLVSVSDVLQNVSAITNRGIDFEASYRTGMGALGSLDLRLLATRYLELTIGGVDRTGQTGFRPGTTTGVPDWIVDGNVVWTMGDVSLSAHAKYIPEGIFDTTLVGPEDAGYAPTRANSINTNRVDSAFYLDLGATVRVGTQAELFAVVNNVLDADPPLAASAQGATNQVYFDPVGRSFKVGARIKL; this is encoded by the coding sequence ATGCACCGGTCAAATTCGCCCGCCCCGTTTGCGGCTCGATTCGCAAAGCTGACGCTCGGAACGGCGCTTGGCGTTGTCATGGCGTCCGCTCCGGCCTTCGCGCAGGATGCCGTGCCCGCGGATCCGCTTTCGCAGGAGCAGGCGGCGGAAGACCAGGCCATCACCGTAACCGGCAGCCGGGTGGTGCGCGATGGCTCGGCGGCGCCCACGCCGCTTACCGTGGTCGGCGCGGAACGGCTCGAGCAACGCGCCATCACGAACGTCGGCGAGGCGCTTAACGAGCTTCCGTCTTTCCGACCGCTGGTCACGCCCGCCACGCAGCAGGCGACCGGCGGCAACGTGGGGGCACGCATACTCGATCTGCGCGGCCTCGGCGCGACCCGGACGCTGGTGCTGGTCGACGGCAAACGCTTTGTCCCTTCGACCACGCAGGGTACGATCGACGTCAACCTGATCCCGAGCTCGCTGGTCTCTCGCACCGAAGTCGTGACCGGGGGTGCCTCGGCCGCCTACGGCTCAGATGCGGTGGCGGGGGTGGTCAACTTCATTCTCGACGACAGTCTCGAGGGGTTCAAGGGCGCTGTCCAGGCCGGTGTTTCGGAGCGCGGCGATTTCGGCAGCCAGAACGTGCAACTCGCCTATGGCACGCGCTTCGCGGATGATCGCGGCCATTTCATGATCGCCGGCGAATACGACAATGCGGACGGATTGGGTGACTGTTACACGCGCAGCTGGTGCCCGACCGAACAATTGATCGGTAACACGCCCGCTGGCGCCGGGGGGCTTCCCGCCAGCATCCGTGGCGGTCCGGCGGGAACAGGTACGCTGTCCTCGGGCGGGTTGATCGTGGCCAACTCCGGGCCGCTACGCGGGATCGCCTTCAATCCGGACCGCACCACTTTTCCCTACGATTTCGGGACGATCTTCGGGACCAATCCGTCGCCGCTGTTCACGCTGGGCGGGACCGAATCGGTGCGCAATGGTTTCCTGGACGGTATCCTGCTCATCCCGCCCGTGGAGCGATACGTCGCCTATGCGCGCGGCGCCTTTGAATTCTCGGATGCGCTCAGGGCGAACCTGGATCTGTCCTATGGCCGCGTGGACGGAACGGTCATCGGATCGGTCGCGCGGTCAACGGTGACCATCCGCCGAGACAATGAGTTTCTTCCCGCCAGCGTTGCAGCGATCATGGACGCGAACGCGATCACCTCGTTCACGCTGGGGCGCGCGTTCATGGACCTGAACGGCTCGGTCAACTCCGCGCGAAACGAAACCTATCGCGCCGTATTGTCGCTGGACGGCCGCATTGCCGACGGCTGGCGCTGGGATGCCTATTACCAGTATGGCCGCAACGAATTCCAGCAGGTCTATACCGGCAATATTGTCAATGCGCGCGTGACCAATGCGGTCGACGCGGTGCGGGTGGGTAACCAGGTCCTGTGCCGCATCAATACCGACGCTGTCACAACCAACGACGACCCGAACTGCCAGCCGCTCAACATCTTCGGCGCGGGCAATGTATCCGCGGCCGCCGAAGCCTATGTCGCCCCCTCGGGTTTCCAGACCACCGATTCCACCCAGCACGTGGTTGCCGGCAATGTCACCGGCTCGCTGTTCACGCTGCCCGGCGGCGAATTTGCCATCGCCGCGGGTGCCGAATTCCGCCGCGACAAGGCGGTCGGCGCGGCCGACGCGCTGTCCACCGCCAATGCCTTCTGGTCGTTCAACGCCAAGGCGGTGAACGGCACCATCGAAGTGGTCGAAGGCTATGTGGAGGCATCTGCCCCGCTGCTGGGCGGACTGAGCTTCGTCGATACGCTGGAGCTCAACGGCGCCGTCCGCCAGACGCATTACACGCGCTCAACTCCCGGCCAGAGCGAAACCGAAGTCGACGCCACAACCTGGAAGGTGGGCGTGGTGTTCGCACCGATCGAGGAGATCCGGTTCCGCGCAACGCGGTCGCGCGACATCCGCGCGCCCAACCTCACCGAACTGTTTGGCCCGGTCACCCTGGGCCGCACGACGGTGCTGGATCCGCTGAACAACGGCGCGCAGATCCAGGTCAACGCCTTCTCGGGCGCCAATCCCGCGCTGGCTCCGGAAAAGGCCGATACCTGGACGGCTGGCGTGGTGCTTGCGCCGACGTGGGGCTTCCTCAACGGGTTTCGCTTGTCGGTGGATTACTACGACATCGATCTCCAAGGCGCGATCTCGACGCTGGGCGCACAAGTCGTGGTGGACCGATGCGCCGCGGGGCAGACCGAGCTGTGCCAATTCGTCGTGCGGTCCGGCACCACCCTGGTCAGCGTCAGCGACGTGCTGCAGAACGTCAGCGCGATTACAAACCGCGGCATCGATTTCGAAGCCAGCTACCGCACCGGGATGGGGGCGCTCGGCAGCCTCGACCTGCGTCTGCTGGCGACACGCTATCTCGAGCTTACCATTGGCGGTGTCGATCGTACCGGGCAGACGGGGTTCCGACCCGGCACCACGACCGGCGTTCCCGACTGGATCGTCGATGGCAATGTGGTGTGGACGATGGGCGATGTCTCGCTCAGCGCCCACGCCAAATACATCCCGGAAGGTATCTTCGACACGACGCTGGTTGGTCCGGAAGATGCCGGATACGCGCCCACACGCGCCAACAGCATCAACACCAACCGCGTCGATAGTGCTTTCTACCTCGACCTGGGCGCCACGGTTCGTGTCGGGACGCAGGCGGAACTGTTCGCGGTGGTCAACAACGTGCTCGATGCCGATCCGCCGCTGGCCGCCAGCGCCCAGGGCGCGACCAACCAAGTCTATTTCGATCCCGTCGGCCGCTCGTTCAAGGTCGGCGCCCGCATCAAACTCTGA
- a CDS encoding isocitrate lyase/PEP mutase family protein, giving the protein MADKSLFRLLDRSDHCIVAPCVYDCASARAVELVGFEAMMLSGGEVSIAMNGVIDYGFTNLTDVEWITSRISQTSAIPLAADIEDGFGGPLAVYRSARRLAMAGAKALQLEDASDMEESTGLLPREKYYEKVKAALAALEGSDCFLIARTNADPETEMDEGCERMRMAHELGAQMTTVVKIGTLDHAKHVAQKVPGWKMFPDVRDIDGKPAVTVDQIYPLGFNLMTMHYTLKAAMDGMLEHGLHNVKQQGCHYTCQKVDATGVMGMSATPLFDPQSYMELENRFTGGGKEYTIVGNKVEEFPEGFVRTAIEDRL; this is encoded by the coding sequence ATGGCCGATAAATCCCTTTTTCGTCTACTCGACCGCTCCGATCACTGCATCGTGGCCCCGTGCGTTTACGATTGCGCCTCGGCACGTGCTGTCGAGCTTGTCGGCTTCGAAGCCATGATGTTGAGCGGGGGCGAGGTCTCGATCGCCATGAACGGGGTGATCGACTACGGCTTCACCAACCTGACCGATGTGGAATGGATCACCAGCAGGATCAGCCAGACCTCGGCCATTCCGCTCGCAGCCGATATCGAGGATGGCTTCGGCGGTCCTCTGGCGGTTTACCGCAGCGCCCGCCGGCTGGCGATGGCGGGTGCGAAGGCTCTCCAGCTCGAAGACGCGAGCGACATGGAGGAATCGACCGGCCTGCTCCCGCGCGAAAAATACTACGAGAAGGTCAAGGCCGCCCTAGCTGCTCTCGAGGGCAGCGATTGCTTCCTGATCGCTCGCACCAATGCCGATCCGGAAACCGAAATGGACGAAGGCTGCGAACGGATGCGCATGGCGCATGAACTCGGCGCGCAGATGACCACGGTGGTCAAGATCGGCACGCTGGATCATGCCAAGCACGTCGCGCAGAAGGTGCCGGGCTGGAAGATGTTCCCCGACGTCCGCGACATCGATGGCAAGCCAGCTGTCACCGTCGACCAGATCTACCCTCTCGGGTTCAATCTGATGACGATGCATTACACGCTCAAGGCGGCGATGGACGGTATGCTCGAGCACGGGCTGCACAACGTGAAGCAGCAAGGGTGCCACTACACCTGCCAGAAGGTCGACGCGACGGGTGTCATGGGTATGAGCGCCACCCCGCTGTTCGATCCGCAATCCTACATGGAGCTGGAGAATCGCTTTACGGGCGGCGGCAAAGAATACACGATTGTGGGGAATAAGGTCGAGGAGTTCCCTGAGGGCTTTGTCCGGACTGCCATCGAAGACCGTCTCTGA
- a CDS encoding glucose 1-dehydrogenase — MEMFSLAGRTALVTGGAGGIGFALAEGLARAGASVVLNGRNTDALEDAAARLEKQGARVSVAAFDVTDAVEVRDAVATLMDGGTTIDILVNNAGIQRRAALHEFDDADWHALMRTNLDSVYLVSKALAPAMIERGRGKIINIASVQAELARPTIAPYAASKGAVRNLTRGMCADWARFGIQVNAIAPGYFDTPLNKALVDDPAFDSWLRARTPAGRWGRLEDLQGIAVLLASPASDYINGQTIFVDGGMTVVV, encoded by the coding sequence ATGGAGATGTTCAGCCTTGCGGGTCGCACCGCGCTGGTCACCGGCGGCGCGGGCGGAATCGGCTTTGCGTTAGCCGAAGGATTGGCACGGGCCGGCGCGTCGGTTGTCTTGAACGGACGCAACACCGATGCGCTTGAGGACGCGGCCGCGCGGCTGGAAAAACAGGGCGCACGCGTGTCGGTGGCGGCGTTCGACGTAACCGATGCAGTCGAGGTTCGCGACGCCGTGGCCACGCTGATGGACGGCGGCACGACCATCGACATCCTGGTCAACAACGCCGGCATCCAGCGTCGCGCGGCGCTGCATGAATTCGACGATGCCGACTGGCACGCGCTGATGCGTACCAACTTGGACAGCGTCTATCTGGTCAGCAAGGCGCTCGCACCGGCGATGATTGAGCGTGGTCGGGGCAAGATCATCAATATTGCGAGCGTCCAGGCCGAGCTCGCCCGCCCCACGATCGCGCCCTATGCCGCTTCCAAAGGCGCGGTGCGCAATCTCACCCGGGGGATGTGCGCGGACTGGGCACGCTTCGGGATACAGGTCAACGCGATCGCGCCCGGCTATTTCGATACCCCGCTGAACAAAGCCCTCGTGGACGATCCGGCGTTTGATTCTTGGCTCCGAGCGCGGACGCCGGCGGGACGCTGGGGCCGGCTCGAAGACCTGCAGGGCATCGCCGTGCTGCTCGCCTCGCCCGCATCGGACTACATCAACGGCCAGACGATTTTCGTCGATGGCGGGATGACGGTGGTCGTATGA
- a CDS encoding 2-hydroxyacid dehydrogenase produces MTGVKPLALQLCAFGPELEAGLGRMLDVVRWFELGAEQQASMLASRAGEVRSVITGGHIGCPSDLMSALPGLGLIAINGVGYDKVDLELAAARGVRVSTTPDVLTTDVADLAVGLTIDLMRGITLADRHVRDGKWPEGDRPLMHRVSGRRFGVVGLGRIGRATADRLAPFGSVRYHGPLPKDAPFAFEASIHELARWADVLVLTCQANEATRGLIDSDVLAALGPDGFLVNVARGSVVDEPALIQAIREHKIAGAALDVFAHEPHVPSELIASDRVVLTPHIASASTECRAAMRELVLDNVRAFLAGHPLPSAIV; encoded by the coding sequence ATGACCGGCGTCAAGCCGCTGGCGCTCCAGCTGTGCGCATTCGGCCCGGAGCTCGAAGCCGGACTTGGCCGCATGCTCGATGTCGTGCGCTGGTTTGAGTTGGGCGCGGAACAGCAGGCCAGCATGCTCGCATCGCGCGCAGGGGAAGTTCGCTCGGTGATTACCGGCGGTCACATCGGGTGCCCGTCGGACCTGATGAGCGCGCTGCCCGGCTTGGGGCTCATTGCCATTAATGGCGTGGGCTACGACAAGGTGGACCTCGAACTCGCGGCCGCGCGCGGGGTGCGGGTTTCCACGACACCCGATGTCCTTACCACCGATGTGGCGGATCTCGCGGTCGGCCTCACCATCGACCTGATGCGCGGTATCACACTAGCGGATCGCCATGTTCGCGACGGCAAGTGGCCGGAAGGCGACCGTCCGCTGATGCACCGCGTAAGCGGGCGGCGCTTCGGTGTCGTTGGGCTCGGCCGCATCGGCCGCGCGACGGCCGACCGGCTGGCTCCGTTCGGGTCGGTGCGTTATCACGGCCCCTTGCCAAAGGACGCACCGTTCGCCTTCGAAGCCAGCATTCACGAGCTGGCGCGGTGGGCGGACGTGCTGGTGCTCACTTGCCAGGCGAACGAGGCCACCCGGGGCTTGATCGACTCCGATGTCCTGGCGGCGCTTGGACCGGACGGGTTCCTCGTCAACGTCGCCCGCGGTTCGGTCGTGGACGAGCCCGCTCTCATTCAGGCCATCCGGGAGCACAAGATCGCGGGCGCGGCACTCGATGTGTTCGCCCACGAGCCACACGTTCCATCCGAACTGATCGCAAGCGATCGCGTCGTCCTCACCCCGCACATCGCCAGCGCCAGCACCGAATGCCGCGCCGCGATGCGTGAGCTGGTGCTGGACAATGTGCGTGCCTTTCTTGCCGGGCATCCGCTGCCGAGCGCCATCGTATGA
- a CDS encoding SDR family oxidoreductase, which translates to MTRVGSTAIVTGAGSGIGRAAALALGRKGYRLVLAGRRLAALEETAAAIEAPAQASPWVTDVTDAASVAALFAHTKDRFGRIDLVFNNAGIAASPVAIEDVPEDEWADVLGVNLTGAFLVVQAAFRAMRDQSPRGGRIINNGSIAATTPRPNSVAYACSKHGILGLTKAASLEGRKYDIACGQIDIGNAASAIGSGASAGMLQASGEVQAEPLMALEHVGDAVVYMDSLPLDANIQFLTIMATKMPFIGRG; encoded by the coding sequence ATGACAAGGGTGGGGTCAACCGCGATCGTCACCGGGGCCGGCAGCGGGATCGGCAGGGCTGCTGCTCTAGCGCTCGGCCGGAAGGGTTATCGCCTTGTTCTCGCCGGAAGGCGCCTCGCGGCGCTGGAGGAAACTGCCGCGGCCATCGAAGCGCCGGCTCAGGCAAGCCCGTGGGTGACCGATGTGACCGATGCTGCGTCCGTCGCCGCGCTTTTCGCGCACACGAAGGACAGGTTCGGTCGCATCGATCTGGTTTTTAACAATGCCGGGATCGCCGCCTCTCCCGTTGCGATCGAGGATGTTCCCGAAGACGAGTGGGCCGACGTGCTAGGGGTCAATTTGACCGGGGCATTCCTCGTGGTCCAGGCCGCGTTCCGCGCGATGCGAGACCAGTCCCCGCGTGGCGGGCGCATCATCAACAACGGCTCGATCGCTGCCACAACGCCACGCCCCAATTCGGTAGCCTATGCTTGCAGCAAGCATGGGATCCTGGGGCTGACCAAGGCCGCCTCGCTCGAAGGCCGCAAATACGATATCGCGTGTGGGCAGATCGATATTGGGAACGCCGCCAGCGCGATCGGCAGTGGCGCATCGGCCGGCATGCTGCAGGCCAGCGGCGAGGTCCAGGCAGAACCCCTCATGGCGCTCGAGCATGTTGGCGATGCGGTAGTGTATATGGACAGTCTCCCGCTCGACGCGAACATCCAGTTTCTGACCATCATGGCGACGAAAATGCCCTTTATCGGGCGCGGGTGA